One genomic segment of Synechocystis sp. LKSZ1 includes these proteins:
- a CDS encoding cupin domain-containing protein: MNRIFSNAKFVQPTDAEPIRSVITESIDAAVIVWYIKPGQEIYPHIHPQGQDTWTILQGKGEYYLDKAGTKQSIVAGDVVVAYTGCVHGVFNNGDEPLIFISVVSPSDAGYQRISLENMLTNPSN, translated from the coding sequence ATGAACAGAATATTCAGCAATGCTAAATTCGTTCAACCGACAGACGCAGAACCGATTCGGTCAGTCATCACTGAATCTATAGATGCTGCGGTTATCGTTTGGTACATCAAACCAGGACAGGAAATCTATCCCCATATCCACCCCCAGGGGCAAGATACCTGGACTATTTTGCAAGGGAAAGGAGAATATTATCTGGATAAAGCAGGTACTAAGCAGTCGATCGTTGCCGGTGATGTGGTCGTTGCTTATACCGGATGTGTGCATGGCGTATTTAACAATGGTGACGAACCACTCATTTTTATTTCGGTTGTATCGCCATCTGATGCAGGCTATCAACGCATTTCTTTGGAAAATATGTTGACCAATCCCTCTAATTAG
- a CDS encoding IS4 family transposase yields MISNFPQVVQKHLGHLPKKDYPELDTFKFVSIWLSFVLDQSQTSMRSQFKRLNARGESVDISTFSKASKKRNPKVFKEILKKLKKEVEVSREPEKRELVLFPLDSTVISLTSKLLWRQGHHQVKLFSGINLDTGAPGGIVINFGQGHDSKYGNETIEATPENGVGIMDRGFCSLARIAKLQEEKERYFVLRTKNNISLNMLENGKYEIGSGKEKLEGRVVVFSDREERTEFRLATNLPEEGEGGISNEEIAEFYRLRWQIELLWKFLKMHLKLDRLITKNTNGIEIQIYSCLIGYLMLRLVRIPKEFGESLLDKLRYLQAFMCEKISYVHWLRELVVNC; encoded by the coding sequence ATTATATCAAACTTTCCTCAAGTTGTGCAAAAGCATCTGGGTCACTTGCCCAAAAAGGATTATCCAGAACTGGACACCTTTAAGTTTGTCTCAATTTGGCTAAGTTTCGTGCTAGACCAAAGCCAAACAAGCATGAGAAGTCAATTCAAGAGATTAAACGCGAGAGGAGAGTCAGTAGATATATCGACCTTCTCAAAAGCAAGTAAAAAGCGAAACCCAAAGGTTTTTAAAGAAATATTAAAAAAGCTAAAAAAAGAAGTAGAAGTCTCTCGAGAACCAGAAAAAAGGGAACTGGTTTTGTTTCCACTGGACTCAACAGTGATATCGTTAACGAGCAAATTATTATGGAGACAAGGACATCATCAGGTAAAACTATTTAGTGGGATTAATTTAGACACAGGAGCCCCAGGAGGAATAGTAATTAATTTTGGTCAAGGGCATGATAGTAAATATGGGAATGAAACGATAGAAGCAACGCCAGAGAATGGAGTTGGGATAATGGATAGAGGATTTTGTAGTCTAGCAAGAATAGCAAAACTGCAAGAAGAGAAAGAGCGTTACTTTGTGTTAAGAACAAAGAACAATATAAGCTTAAATATGCTGGAAAATGGAAAGTATGAAATAGGAAGTGGGAAGGAAAAGCTAGAAGGAAGAGTAGTAGTATTTAGTGATAGAGAAGAAAGAACAGAGTTTAGGTTGGCAACAAATTTACCAGAAGAGGGAGAGGGAGGAATAAGTAATGAAGAGATAGCTGAGTTTTATCGATTGCGTTGGCAAATAGAACTATTATGGAAGTTCTTAAAAATGCACTTAAAGTTGGACAGGCTAATCACTAAAAATACAAACGGAATAGAGATTCAGATTTATAGTTGCCTGATTGGATATTTAATGTTGAGATTGGTAAGAATTCCGAAAGAGTTTGGGGAATCTTTATTAGATAAGCTACGGTATTTACAGGCATTTATGTGTGAAAAAATAAGTTATGTACACTGGCTAAGAGAGTTAGTGGTAAATTGTTGA
- a CDS encoding MAE_28990/MAE_18760 family HEPN-like nuclease: MCLFLGGSNKPFNISGGEANYAIAAASLSDLFNTLRNPEKKCPEFQRTLPDDAELHLFARDREFIEQTTSFDNRPVQIPERVVNAEANLKPVVLRKILYRLGFSHDQLSNVEGEIHRLLNYRNKIAHGESSSGINLDEYLALREATFKIMDEVKRLIIEAIQNRHYLRQE; encoded by the coding sequence TTGTGTCTATTCCTTGGTGGTTCAAATAAACCATTCAATATTTCTGGTGGTGAAGCAAACTACGCTATTGCTGCTGCATCACTGTCAGATTTATTTAACACCTTACGAAATCCAGAGAAAAAGTGCCCAGAATTTCAGCGGACTTTACCGGATGATGCAGAACTCCATCTGTTTGCAAGAGACCGTGAATTTATAGAGCAGACTACTAGCTTTGACAATAGGCCGGTACAAATACCCGAAAGGGTAGTTAATGCTGAAGCTAATTTAAAACCTGTAGTTCTTCGTAAAATTTTATATCGTCTTGGTTTTTCACACGACCAGTTAAGTAATGTTGAAGGAGAAATTCATCGTCTTCTTAATTACCGAAATAAGATTGCACATGGTGAATCATCTTCAGGTATTAATTTAGATGAATACTTGGCTCTCAGAGAAGCGACATTCAAAATCATGGATGAAGTTAAACGATTAATCATAGAAGCAATACAAAATCGGCATTATCTACGTCAAGAATGA
- a CDS encoding pentapeptide repeat-containing protein, which produces MTDSPPDPKLLLEPTAKAPVILPEAPSALFSVLVRQNFRASNPVFPLGAVSLMVLGLIWHWAWLGVMGALLALIFSLQVILPSVQSWIQRYLTPQERRSLIGILAFFAALAGLANYLGVYRLIQHWLTNFKYDEFGSWAEWVGALGQIMIALLAVYVAWQQYVISKDLTIQQNRITQQQTIDAYFQGVSDLALNEEGMLEDWPQERAFAEGRTAAILASVDAAGKAKILRFLSQSRLLTPLKRDYYLGRPIFDGLGGYQEDRHHGIRVINLSVMLVAAELAGQDLRWVDLSEIYLIRANLQDTDLAKANLSRSVLYEADLQRADLKGTRLFYGSAQMASPRSRHHTANYETGEFTGAVVEKADFTDVKNLSEDQRYYCCAWGGEATRETIPGGCAGIPNKLAQSESHQA; this is translated from the coding sequence ATGACCGATTCTCCCCCCGACCCTAAACTACTCCTGGAGCCAACCGCTAAAGCACCTGTGATCCTTCCAGAAGCACCCTCTGCCTTGTTTTCTGTTCTTGTCCGCCAAAACTTCAGGGCCTCGAACCCGGTTTTTCCCCTAGGGGCTGTCAGCCTGATGGTGCTAGGTCTGATCTGGCACTGGGCCTGGTTGGGAGTGATGGGAGCCTTGCTGGCCCTAATATTTTCGTTGCAGGTGATTTTGCCTTCGGTGCAATCTTGGATTCAGCGCTACCTGACGCCTCAGGAACGTCGCTCCTTGATCGGAATTCTGGCCTTTTTTGCGGCCCTGGCTGGATTGGCCAATTATTTAGGGGTTTATCGCCTGATTCAACACTGGTTGACTAATTTTAAATACGACGAATTTGGTTCCTGGGCCGAATGGGTGGGGGCCCTGGGCCAGATCATGATCGCCTTGCTAGCGGTCTACGTGGCCTGGCAACAGTACGTCATTTCTAAAGATCTAACCATTCAACAGAACCGCATTACCCAACAGCAGACCATTGATGCCTATTTCCAAGGTGTTTCTGACCTGGCCTTAAATGAAGAAGGGATGCTCGAAGACTGGCCCCAGGAGCGGGCCTTTGCCGAAGGTCGTACCGCTGCCATTTTGGCCAGTGTAGATGCAGCAGGGAAGGCTAAAATTCTGCGGTTTTTGTCCCAATCCCGTTTGCTGACGCCTCTAAAACGAGACTACTACCTCGGCCGACCGATCTTTGATGGGTTAGGAGGCTACCAGGAAGACCGACACCACGGCATTCGGGTGATTAATTTGAGCGTGATGCTGGTAGCAGCGGAGTTGGCCGGCCAAGACCTGCGTTGGGTGGATCTCAGTGAAATTTACCTCATTCGAGCCAACCTCCAGGATACCGATCTAGCCAAGGCCAATTTATCTCGTTCTGTTCTCTACGAAGCTGATCTCCAGAGGGCTGACCTTAAGGGGACACGATTATTCTACGGATCGGCCCAAATGGCTTCCCCCCGCAGTCGTCACCATACCGCCAACTACGAAACCGGTGAGTTTACCGGGGCAGTGGTGGAAAAAGCAGACTTTACCGACGTGAAAAACCTCAGTGAAGACCAGCGCTACTATTGCTGTGCCTGGGGCGGCGAAGCCACCCGTGAAACGATTCCTGGCGGCTGTGCCGGCATTCCTAATAAATTGGCCCAATCAGAGTCTCACCAAGCGTAG
- the psbA gene encoding photosystem II q(b) protein: MTTTLQQRESASLWEQFCQWVTSTNNRIYVGWFGTLMIPTLLTATTCFIIAFIAAPPVDIDGIREPVAGSLLYGNNIISGAVVPSSNAIGLHFYPIWEAASLDEWLYNGGPYQLVVFHFLIGVFCYMGRQWELSYRLGMRPWICVAYSAPVSAATAVFLIYPIGQGSFSDGMPLGISGTFNFMIVFQAEHNILMHPFHMLGVAGVFGGSLFSAMHGSLVTSSLVRETTEVESQNYGYKFGQEEETYNIVAAHGYFGRLIFQYASFNNSRSLHFFLGAWPVIGIWFTAMGVSTMAFNLNGFNFNQSILDSQGRVISTWADVLNRANIGFEVMHERNAHNFPLDLASGDQAPVALTAPAIHG; the protein is encoded by the coding sequence ATGACCACTACCCTACAACAGCGCGAGAGCGCTTCTCTGTGGGAACAGTTCTGTCAGTGGGTCACCAGCACCAACAACCGCATCTACGTCGGTTGGTTCGGTACTCTGATGATCCCCACGCTGCTAACTGCTACCACCTGCTTCATCATTGCCTTCATCGCCGCTCCTCCCGTTGACATCGACGGTATCCGTGAGCCCGTTGCTGGTTCTCTGCTCTACGGTAACAACATCATCTCTGGTGCTGTTGTGCCTTCCTCCAATGCGATTGGTCTGCACTTCTACCCCATCTGGGAAGCTGCTTCCCTCGATGAGTGGCTCTACAACGGTGGTCCCTACCAGTTGGTTGTTTTCCACTTCCTCATTGGCGTTTTCTGCTACATGGGTCGTCAGTGGGAACTCTCCTACCGCTTAGGCATGCGTCCTTGGATCTGCGTGGCTTACTCTGCCCCCGTATCCGCCGCTACCGCTGTGTTCTTGATCTACCCCATTGGTCAAGGTTCCTTCTCCGATGGTATGCCCCTGGGTATCTCTGGTACCTTCAACTTCATGATCGTGTTCCAAGCTGAGCACAACATCCTGATGCACCCCTTCCACATGCTGGGAGTTGCGGGTGTATTCGGTGGTTCTCTGTTCTCTGCCATGCACGGTTCTTTGGTGACCTCCTCCTTGGTGCGTGAAACCACCGAAGTTGAGTCTCAGAACTATGGCTACAAATTCGGTCAAGAAGAAGAAACCTACAACATCGTTGCAGCCCACGGCTACTTCGGTCGTTTGATTTTCCAATACGCTTCCTTCAACAACAGCCGTTCTCTGCACTTCTTCTTGGGTGCTTGGCCGGTAATTGGTATCTGGTTCACGGCGATGGGTGTAAGCACCATGGCCTTCAACCTGAACGGCTTCAACTTCAACCAGTCTATCCTTGACTCTCAAGGTCGTGTGATCAGCACCTGGGCTGATGTACTGAACCGTGCCAACATTGGTTTTGAAGTAATGCACGAGCGCAATGCTCACAACTTCCCCCTAGACCTCGCTTCTGGCGACCAAGCTCCGGTAGCTCTGACCGCCCCTGCGATTCATGGTTAA
- the hflX gene encoding GTPase HflX, which translates to MYHQRLPGHCLATGELAQRLGAISTELNQPVSVYVNRRGQVIRVGVGTPRQTQIPLLELPRYGAERLSGIRCITTSLSAEPPTESSLTAMALQRLDALIVLLVTGSGFMRRGGGMAGYVDSAYLANLLPQMSEEEAVTAHWQVTGPLGIEKISQESVLDLVESLEAEFQREFIARQVEAGQDRVLIVGLQTDSGPDLLFEEGLVELERLVDTAGGKVLEIVRQKRSSPHPQTVIGAGKVEEIALTVQTTRANLVVFNRDLSASQIRNLEVRLGVRVIDRTEVILDIFAQRAQSQAGKLQVELAQLEYMMPRLTGRGKAMSRLGGGIGTRGPGETKLETERRAIQKRITRLQQEVNQLQNHRARLRQKRQKQAIPSVAIVGYTNAGKSTLINALTQADVYIADQLFATLDPTTRRLTVLDSQGQLSQTLLLTDTVGFIHELPPALVDAFRATLEEVTEADALLQLVDLSHPAWKRQLESVDTILQQMPISTGPMLIAFNKIDQVSSEALAEAQQLYPQAVFISASKRLGLETLKQHLLRLVRL; encoded by the coding sequence CTGTACCATCAACGCTTACCCGGCCATTGCCTGGCTACGGGGGAACTGGCCCAGCGCCTGGGGGCCATTAGTACCGAACTCAACCAACCCGTCTCTGTTTATGTGAATCGTCGGGGCCAGGTGATCCGGGTAGGGGTCGGCACCCCGCGTCAGACCCAAATTCCGCTCCTTGAGTTGCCGCGCTACGGGGCGGAACGTCTCTCAGGGATTCGCTGTATTACGACGAGTTTGTCGGCGGAACCCCCAACGGAATCCAGCTTAACGGCCATGGCCCTGCAACGGCTGGATGCCTTGATTGTCTTACTGGTGACGGGCAGTGGCTTTATGCGTCGCGGGGGAGGCATGGCGGGCTATGTAGACTCGGCTTATCTGGCTAATCTCCTACCCCAAATGTCAGAGGAGGAAGCGGTTACGGCCCACTGGCAGGTAACTGGCCCCCTGGGAATAGAGAAAATAAGCCAAGAAAGCGTGCTAGACCTGGTAGAAAGCCTGGAAGCGGAGTTTCAACGGGAGTTCATTGCCCGGCAGGTGGAAGCGGGCCAGGATCGGGTCTTGATCGTTGGCCTGCAAACGGACTCTGGGCCGGATCTCCTCTTTGAGGAAGGCTTGGTAGAGCTAGAGCGTCTCGTGGATACGGCGGGGGGAAAGGTGCTAGAAATTGTGCGCCAAAAGCGGTCGAGTCCCCATCCCCAAACGGTGATTGGGGCCGGCAAGGTAGAAGAAATTGCCCTCACGGTGCAAACCACCAGAGCTAATTTAGTCGTTTTCAATCGGGATCTTTCGGCTTCTCAGATTCGTAATTTAGAGGTTCGTTTAGGGGTACGGGTGATTGACCGGACAGAGGTCATTCTCGACATTTTTGCCCAGCGGGCCCAATCCCAAGCCGGTAAGTTGCAGGTGGAACTGGCCCAATTGGAATACATGATGCCGCGCCTGACGGGGCGGGGTAAAGCCATGTCGCGTTTGGGGGGCGGCATTGGCACCCGAGGGCCAGGGGAAACCAAGTTGGAAACGGAGCGCCGGGCCATTCAAAAACGGATTACTCGTCTCCAGCAGGAAGTCAATCAACTCCAGAATCATCGGGCTCGTTTACGCCAAAAACGACAAAAACAAGCCATTCCCAGCGTGGCCATTGTGGGCTATACCAATGCAGGAAAATCGACTTTAATTAACGCCCTAACTCAGGCAGACGTTTACATTGCCGACCAACTCTTTGCGACCCTCGACCCCACTACCCGCCGTCTGACAGTGCTGGATTCCCAGGGCCAATTGTCCCAGACGCTCTTGCTCACGGATACGGTAGGCTTTATCCACGAGTTACCCCCGGCCCTGGTGGATGCCTTTCGGGCCACGTTAGAAGAAGTCACGGAGGCCGATGCCCTGCTCCAACTCGTCGATCTGTCCCATCCGGCCTGGAAACGACAGTTAGAATCCGTAGATACGATTCTTCAGCAAATGCCCATCAGTACCGGCCCGATGTTGATTGCTTTCAATAAAATTGACCAAGTGTCCAGTGAAGCCCTGGCGGAAGCGCAACAGCTTTATCCCCAGGCGGTCTTTATTTCTGCTAGTAAACGCCTGGGATTGGAAACCCTGAAGCAGCACTTGCTACGCTTGGTGAGACTCTGA
- a CDS encoding DUF262 domain-containing protein produces the protein MTSLDTQESRIVELINAVDNQIKKVHTQSLDISFNELLDMYKSGELNINPDYQRLFQWSEGARSRFIESLLLEMPVPPIYVIEESDGKYMLIDGLQRISSYLHLRGELEAEHLDPPIHRGEKLILRECDIVQELNGKTFDHLGTALQIRLKRAFVRVEVVRKGSDPKFRYHMFKRLNTGGLLLTHQQLRNCTIRLLDPTFNDFIINLSKEAAFRECIMSLNQERVLEAYDQELVLRFFALKNYRDKFEHDVADFLTEYMEAVSEPDLEKRLSFNYEQEKDIFCKTFLIFQKTLGEYAFAAANRARETLTRGFAVYHFEAFTIGLQPYLEQLDPSNDVMIENLENTFRSIKCDEQFVRMTTGGGKNSRGLLRDRIDFVKDRIQSAI, from the coding sequence ATGACATCACTAGATACTCAAGAATCAAGAATAGTTGAGCTAATTAATGCAGTTGACAATCAAATTAAGAAAGTCCATACTCAAAGTCTTGACATATCTTTTAACGAATTACTAGATATGTATAAGAGCGGTGAACTAAATATAAATCCTGACTATCAGCGATTATTTCAATGGTCTGAAGGTGCTCGTTCTCGTTTTATTGAGTCACTTTTACTAGAAATGCCAGTACCCCCAATATATGTTATTGAGGAGAGTGATGGTAAATATATGCTTATAGATGGGCTTCAAAGAATATCCTCGTATTTACATCTTCGAGGTGAGCTAGAAGCAGAACATCTGGATCCGCCAATACATCGTGGTGAAAAACTCATACTAAGAGAGTGTGATATCGTTCAAGAGTTAAATGGAAAGACTTTTGACCACTTGGGGACGGCCCTACAAATAAGGCTTAAACGTGCTTTTGTACGAGTTGAAGTCGTAAGAAAAGGTAGTGATCCCAAGTTCAGGTATCACATGTTTAAACGCTTAAATACTGGTGGTTTACTGCTAACCCATCAACAACTTCGTAATTGTACTATTCGCCTACTTGATCCAACATTCAATGATTTTATTATTAATTTGAGTAAAGAAGCTGCATTTCGAGAGTGTATAATGAGTCTAAACCAAGAGAGGGTTCTGGAAGCATATGATCAGGAACTGGTGCTAAGGTTTTTCGCGCTCAAAAATTATCGTGATAAATTTGAGCATGACGTAGCAGATTTTCTCACTGAATATATGGAGGCTGTTTCTGAGCCAGACTTGGAGAAACGGTTGTCTTTTAACTATGAGCAGGAAAAAGACATTTTCTGTAAAACGTTCCTGATTTTTCAAAAAACTCTTGGCGAATATGCTTTTGCGGCGGCAAATCGCGCACGAGAAACATTGACACGAGGTTTCGCAGTATATCATTTTGAGGCATTTACTATTGGGCTCCAGCCATATTTAGAACAACTTGATCCTAGTAATGATGTAATGATAGAGAATTTGGAGAACACTTTTAGATCAATAAAGTGTGATGAGCAATTTGTTCGAATGACAACGGGTGGAGGAAAAAATTCAAGAGGCCTTCTTCGTGATCGAATTGACTTCGTTAAAGATAGAATTCAAAGTGCAATATGA
- a CDS encoding MAE_28990/MAE_18760 family HEPN-like nuclease, with amino-acid sequence MNISDVWAEIEAEQAWRQDEIRFFQNQSTFVAPEKQDHFRRALILLLYAHFEGFCKFVFILYVNNVNSANIRCGEAEVLNVRRKSKR; translated from the coding sequence ATGAATATTTCAGATGTTTGGGCCGAGATAGAAGCGGAACAGGCTTGGCGACAGGATGAAATTAGATTTTTCCAAAATCAGTCAACATTCGTTGCTCCCGAAAAACAAGATCACTTTCGAAGGGCTCTCATTTTGCTTTTATATGCTCACTTTGAAGGCTTCTGCAAATTCGTCTTTATTCTTTATGTGAATAATGTTAATTCTGCAAATATAAGATGTGGTGAAGCAGAAGTGTTGAATGTTAGAAGAAAATCAAAAAGGTAA